The nucleotide sequence NNNNNNNNNNNNNNNNNNNNNNNNNNNNNNNNNNNNNNNNNNNNNNNNNNNNNNNNNNNNNNNNNNNNNNNNNNNNNNNNNNNNNNNNNNNNNNNNNNNNNNNNNNNNNNNNNNNNNNNNNNNNNNNNNNNNNNNNNNNNNNNNNNNNNNNNNNNNNNNNNNNNNNNNNNNNNNNNNNNNNNNNNNNNNNNNNNNNNNNNNNNNNNNNNNNNNNNNNNNNNNNNNNNNNNNNNNNNNNNNNNNNNNNNNNNNNNNNNNNNNNNNNNNNNNNNNNNNNNNNNNNNNNNNNNNNNNNNNNNNNNNNNNNNNNNNNNNNNNNNNNNNNNNNNNNNNNNNNNNNNNNNNNNNNNNNNNNNNNNNNNNNNNNNNNNNNNNNNNNNNNNNNNNNNNNNNNNNNNNNNNNNNNNNNNNNNNNNNNNNNNNNNNNNNNNNNNNNNNNNNNNNNNNNNNNNNNNNNNNNNNNNNNNNNNNNNNNNNNNNNNNNNNNNNNNNNNNNNNNNNNNNNNNNNNNNNNNNNNNNNNNNNNNNNNNNNNNNNNNNNNNNNNNNNNNNNNNNNNNNNNNNNNNNNNNNNNNNNNNNNNNNNNNNNNNNNNNNNNNNNNNNNNNNNNNNNNNNNNNNNNNNNNNNNNNNNNNNNNNNNNNNNNNNNNNNNNNNNNNNNNNNNNNNNNNNNNNNNNNNNNNNNNNNNNNNNNNNNNNNNNNNNNNNNNNNNNNNNNNNNNNNNNNNNNNNNNNNNNNNNNNNNNNNNNNNNNNNNNNNNNNNNNNNNNNNNNNNNNNNNNNNNNNNNNNNNNNNNNNNNNNNNNNNNNNNNNNNNNNNNNNNNNNNNNNNNNNNNNNNNNNNNNNNNNNNNNNNNNNNNNNNNNNNNNNNNNNNNNNNNNNNNNNNNNNNNNNNNNNNNNNNNNNNNNNNNNNNNNNNNNNNNNNNNNNNNNNNNNNNNNNNNNNNNNNNNNNNNNNNNNNNNNNNNNNNNNNNNNNNNNNNNNNNNNNNNNNNNNNNNNNNNNNNNNNNNNNNNNNNNNNNNNNNNNNNNNNNNNNNNNNNNNNNNNNNNNNNNNNNNNNNNNNNNNNNNNNNNNNNNNNNNNNNNNNNNNNNNNNNNNNNNNNNNNNNNNNNNNNNNNNNNNNNNNNNNNNNNNNNNNNNcgccgccgccgccgccgccgggccccGTCCCGTGGGGAAGGCTGCGTCGTCGGGGGGTGCCAAGGCCAAGAGCCATTCCCTGGACTCGCTGCAAAAGCGCCGGGAGGGCAGCTGGGGCAAGACCTCCTCGGAGTCAGGAGCGTCGTCCTCCTACAGCGGGGAGAGCCTGCGGGGGCCGGGGGGCAAGGGGCGCGGCCGGGGCCGGGTGGCCGACGGCTCCCTGCTGGGGCGCAGCTTCAGCCTGGGTGACCTCAGCCACTCGCCGCAGACCGCCCAGAGGGTGGAGAGGATCGTCAGGGaggtgaagaggaagaagggccTCTCGGAGGTGCCCGAGAGGGACAAGAAGATTGCCGCGCTGATGATCGCCAAGCACCAGGAGGCCAGCCTCCTGCGGGAGCAGCGGCAGGCGGCCCACCTGCAGTGGGACAGCCAGCGGCGCCTGGCGGAGCAGcggaaggagcaggaggagaaggagaagcagaaggccCTCCTGCAGGGCCAGCGGATGTGGGAGAGTCAGGTGGAGAAGCGTCGGGGAAAGCTGAGCCAGGAGCAGCAAGAGGCTGCCCTGCTGAAGCAGAAGCAGCGGCAGGTGAGTGAGGAGAGGTGGCGGGAGCAGGCGGAGAAGCAGGAGCGGCTGCGGAGGGAGAAGCTGGAAAGAGCCGTCCAGGAGGACAAGCAGAAGAAGCTCCATCAAGAGCACAATCTGAAGGCGAAGGAGGACAGCAAGAAGGAGCACCGGGAGCGagaggagcagctcctgcaggagaaGCTGTCCACAGCTGCGCagaagaggcagaggaaggaggtgCAGATGCAGAAGGAGAGGAAACTGCTCAACCAAGCAGAGAAACTGAAGCACGAGACTCTGCTGAAGGAACTGGCCAAGCAAgaggcagaggagaaggaaatgctgaaggCCTCCCTGGAGATGAGTTTGTCCAAGGCTCAGGAGAACTATGAGCAGCTGGTGGAGAAGAGGAACCAGGAGCTGAGGGAGAAGGCCAGGCGGGAGGACATGCAGATCCAGAGAGCCAAACTGGCagcagagaagaaggaaagagagcagaAGGAGCACTTGGAGGCCCTGGCTAAAGAGACAGAGAGGAAGCTCCAGCATGCTGCCCAGGTGGCTGAAGAGGTGGTCCAGGAAAAAGCCCGCAGGTTGGTCTTGAGCCgtctggagaaggagaaggtgCAGAAGATGAACAAGCAAAAGGTGGAACAGTACGAGGACTTACGGCGCAGGGAGATTCTCCTTTCTATAGAGAGGAAACTGGAGAGGAGCGAGCAGATCTTCAAGGAGAAGAAGAGTGTCTTGGAAAATGCCAGGTCTGTAGCTCGGGCATCCTTCCATGTCCGGGAAAGGGTACGGGAGGAGACAAACATGCGCACCTTTGACAAGATGGCCTTCGAAGCAGAGCTGCATGCCAGCCTGgataagaaatgaaagagcttTCCATGGATCAGTGGGGACACTTTACCAGGTGGCCCTCATAACGTATCAGAAAGCTCCTCTGCATTAACATTTAACAATTGAAAAAGTAAAACTAACCACcctaatttattattttgagGGAGCAGGGTACCGCACAAAAATGTGGCAGCTATTTCGCGtactttttaaaacttgtttttgttCCGGATGTGTTTTAAGGACTGACCTCCGTCATCTTTACAGAGGGGAAGCAAGCTTTTGCATCCTCCACCCCCACAAGCACAGAGGGCTGAAGAAGAGCTTTGCGTGATACTTGTGAGTTACCAATTGATTGTCTAAACTGGAGCTGACTACAGCTGCACTATTTTTTGTTGGAAAAACAGACAATAGAGACTACGGGCTACTCTTAGAGCCTATtgacaaaaaacccaaaccaacccAGCTGATTCTGGTTTGAGTGACGTTCAGTGTGGTTTAAGTTACAGGattgcattttcaaagcagctgcACACCCAGGAAGATGAGGATGGCTCTCTTGGAGAAGTCCATGTGCCCCCGGGTGCGTCTCATTCACTGCTGACATTAAACATCGCGGAAAGAAAGCATGGGTCAAGAGGTCAAGGCTTAACAACACCGTAAAAGTAGGCATTACAATCCGAGCTGGGTAGAAGCTGTTAAAAGTGCTCACAAACACCACAATTTCActtttgctgtttgcagctgtgGCCTCTCCCCACTATCCTTACCCTCCTTTCCAAGTGTCTCTTACAAAAGTCCGTAGAGTTTCTTCTttcagagagaggaaggaaagaattttgTGGGCAATCCACAAACTGACAGTCACCCAAACAACCCATTTgtacattaaaatacaaaaattaacaaACCGCTTGGAAGCTGGCCTTGGTTGCAAACATGCAGATCATTTGCAAATGGAAATCTGTGAACAGATTGCATAAAGGAATGTTCCACGTTGGGAACATTCACATCTGACGAGACCCTGAGCAACCTTCTCTGGCTCagcctgctttgagcaggaggctGGACGAGGCATCCTCCGGAGATCTCTTCCAAACTGCTGACTGCATGAGTTACTTGCAGTGAGACACTCACCCAGCTCTTATTGTTGTCTGCTGAGTAGGGCAGCTTTTGTCTGTCCATTGGTGCTATCAgttgtattattattttaggGCACAAGAAAGAGTAGATGCACAAAATAAGGTATGTTATAGATTCTCTTAGGTGAGGATCATGGCATTTTTTATAACTAACTCAATACCATTTTGAGGGAAACGAGACCTTTTGTCATGAATGCACTGGAAATGTGAAAAGCCTACCTACGCCCCATGGACAGCATTCAAGTCAGTGTTCTGTTCCAGTTCTCCATGTTTACTCTCTGCCAGATCGCAGTTACAAACCCGCATCCAAACCAGGCacattctgttgcttttttttctggctccAGGCAGTGCCAGCGCTGTGCTCCACCATCCGTGACACTGTGCTGAGTTGCTGTGGTGATAGCTGTCAAACCTGGagcaagagagagaagcagcaacaaGAGCCAGGTTCTCATTTCCTTGCAGATGTCTCTGACATACAACACAGGGGAAGAGGAAACCAGAAGAAGGTTGATATATGACACAGGCATGCAGTGTCACATGCATAGATCGCTTATCTCTCAGAAGGCTTTAAAGAAAGTATTAAATGAACGGCAACAACAGCAGTAGACCAAGCACACTCTGGTACCCTGCGAGGCTGGAGATGTTGTAAAAGGAGTGCTGAAATGAAGTAATTTGATGGAACTTGCTGTCTTTTAATCACAGAGCAACTGGAGCTGTGGGGGGCAGATGGCACAAAAAGCAAGATGTTGGACACCTGAGTTATGCTAGCTCAGTCACTGGCTTGCTGTGTAATGTCAGGCACATCCTTGTGGGCTGCTCCTACTGATATAAAAGGAAGCAGAATCAGACTCTTGGGATTGATGTGGCTCACAGGAAATAGTAACACACGGCTTGGCAAAGTGCTTCCAGGGCTTTGGATGAAGGATGCTAACAAAGCACAAAatagtgatttatttatttgtttgtttgaggtgttactaaaaaaaaagcacatctgtTGGTGAAAATGATCAGGTAACACCAACATCTAAAAAATGCACAACTGTGGGAAGGACAACTATGCTACTGCTTCCAGCTAGGAGCCtgtctcttccctctcttcctcaaAACTAGAAGTGgtttgaaaagagaaagcaatctTCTTGTCCTGCTGTGCCACCAGTCATGTTCATGTGTTGTTTGTACTGCAGTGCGTAATGGGATGGGCAGATGAGTGGACACGGCCgctgtcattttttcccttaacaCTGCATTTTACCCTCTGACATTACATTTCCAGTGCAGATTGAGAAAATTTTTACAGGCCAGGAGAGGCGCCTTGGCCACTGACTGTAATTACACCTCAAGTCCGTGTCTTGCTGCTGACTGAGTTTGACATCTTGGGGCTACAGCCAAACTAATCAAAACTCACCTCCATGGTGGTAATTGGATTGGCTAACTGCTGTTCCTTATTCTGCGCAGTGTGCAGCTTGAGTTTTGAATGTGcaatctttgaaaaaaaaatattttttttcaaaagacatGAATTTGTGTATGGACTTTATTCATTTCTGTAGCTATTCCAGTATGAAGCTTGTGAGAGTCAATGGAGTTTATAGCTGTTTAAAGTAATGACATCGATAATGAAGTCAGCTAGTTGAGTGGAGTCATGAGGGGTATTTTGTGGGTCTGCTTATGCTTCTGTTTATTTGAGGAGTTTTACTGCTGGATTTCTATGGAAATTGAAATTAAGCCTTGAGATACACGCAAAACATATGGCCTTTTTAGATGAggcttattttatatttgtgatACTGAGCTGCAGGCCAGAGAGAGCTAAGAATCAGAGCAAGTAGCACGTTATCTGCTTGCACAGAAGTTCATCACAGCTTATTCAAGGTACAGGAGGAACTGATAACATTTGGTCAGGCCCTACAGAAAGGTAGGCTGGTTCTCTCCTCAGATTAGAAGACACATTTTAGGCTATCAGTCTATTATAATCATGAGGTTGCAGCAAAGAATTTGCTTCTAGGTCATGTGCATGCCTGCTACAGAATGACCTCTAGATCTTGGActatctgcattttaaaagcaacaaaggCCCTCTACTGGGAAATTCCTGTGACCGTGGCACATCTTAGGTCTGACTAGCATTGAATTCACAGGTTTCTCTTTCTAACTAGATTTCATGTTGGATCCTGTTGTTCTAGTGGGACAACCCAAAATCTAGATCCAAATGCCACTAAACTCTCAGATATGAAACCAATCACATTTGCGCACAAACCTGTAACTCCACCTATAAAGTACTGTACTGGTTAGCACTGCCAATGGACTAGAACTCCTACTAGCATTTAACCTCCTAGAAACCACTCTGTTCGAACGGTTTCTGAAGTCGAGACATTGCAACACTGGGGAGAGAGACTCCATTATCATCtaaatgttcagaaaataattttgagacCAAGTCCTGAAGTTCCTTTTCAGCTAAAGCTGGAGGCCTTCAGTGCTGGTGGAAGTTCCAGCACTCTGTTTCTTCTAAGTGCTACCTCTTAGCAAAAAATTCATCTCTAAACCATGACCTCTCTGTCAAGGTTGTATTTGGCAGACACGTTCAAAAGCTACTAGGAGGCACAGCTGCACCCCAGTAGTTAATattttacaaagtatttttaaccCAGTTTGTCATAAACACTTTCACAGCATGGATAAGAGATGTGTGAGGATGAGATTTCTCACCTCAGTTACCTGCTGTGGTTCTCTTAGGGAGCTCTAGGCTCATTCTGTGCTAAAATTTCTCCTGATGCCAGGGAAATTTTGTTCAAGAAACTGATGCTGAAAATGCAGTATGCACAGGTCTGAGAGGTGTGCATGTCTTTACTAAGATGACCTTGGACGGGGAGTTGTGGAGAATACAGTATTCGCAATGCAAAGTCCATCATCCAGAAGTTT is from Numida meleagris isolate 19003 breed g44 Domestic line chromosome 6, NumMel1.0, whole genome shotgun sequence and encodes:
- the CCDC177 gene encoding coiled-coil domain-containing protein 177; protein product: AAAAAAGPRPVGKAASSGGAKAKSHSLDSLQKRREGSWGKTSSESGASSSYSGESLRGPGGKGRGRGRVADGSLLGRSFSLGDLSHSPQTAQRVERIVREVKRKKGLSEVPERDKKIAALMIAKHQEASLLREQRQAAHLQWDSQRRLAEQRKEQEEKEKQKALLQGQRMWESQVEKRRGKLSQEQQEAALLKQKQRQVSEERWREQAEKQERLRREKLERAVQEDKQKKLHQEHNLKAKEDSKKEHREREEQLLQEKLSTAAQKRQRKEVQMQKERKLLNQAEKLKHETLLKELAKQEAEEKEMLKASLEMSLSKAQENYEQLVEKRNQELREKARREDMQIQRAKLAAEKKEREQKEHLEALAKETERKLQHAAQVAEEVVQEKARRLVLSRLEKEKVQKMNKQKVEQYEDLRRREILLSIERKLERSEQIFKEKKSVLENARSVARASFHVRERVREETNMRTFDKMAFEAELHASLDKK